One part of the Leptolyngbya sp. FACHB-261 genome encodes these proteins:
- a CDS encoding Uma2 family endonuclease yields MVVTPGHSVGQPLAQQAALTITWEKLPEDFPLEEEPVENTGQPLIAGALREALELAGYIKPEMLIASNFGLCSTVNGNLVIKAPDWVYVASVLPLTAHKDRRSYTPNLEGESPKVVMEFLSETEGGEYSVKRTFPLGKWFFYEQILQVPTYAIFDPATGLLEVYRLQAGRYEPQTADAEGRYWLAEMELFLGVWQGQKEERTGYWLRWWDEAGNLLLWAVEQVGQERQRVEQERQRAERLAEYLRAQGINPDELD; encoded by the coding sequence ATGGTCGTGACTCCGGGTCATTCAGTCGGACAGCCGCTTGCACAACAGGCCGCACTCACCATCACCTGGGAGAAACTGCCAGAAGATTTTCCCTTAGAAGAAGAACCTGTGGAGAATACCGGTCAACCTTTGATCGCAGGGGCATTGCGAGAAGCTTTGGAACTGGCAGGATACATCAAGCCAGAAATGCTAATCGCCTCTAATTTTGGCCTGTGCTCTACAGTCAATGGCAACTTAGTAATCAAGGCACCCGATTGGGTTTATGTTGCCTCTGTGCTGCCCCTCACGGCCCACAAAGACCGACGCAGCTACACTCCCAACCTGGAGGGAGAGAGCCCTAAAGTGGTCATGGAATTTCTGTCAGAAACGGAGGGGGGAGAGTACTCTGTCAAGCGAACTTTTCCACTGGGCAAGTGGTTCTTCTACGAGCAAATTCTGCAAGTCCCAACCTATGCCATCTTTGACCCGGCCACTGGTTTGCTGGAGGTTTATCGGCTGCAAGCCGGACGCTACGAACCACAAACCGCTGATGCTGAAGGCCGTTATTGGCTTGCAGAAATGGAGCTGTTTTTGGGAGTTTGGCAAGGCCAGAAGGAGGAGCGAACCGGCTACTGGTTGCGCTGGTGGGACGAGGCTGGCAACTTGCTGCTCTGGGCTGTAGAGCAAGTAGGTCAGGAGCGCCAGCGAGTCGAGCAAGAGCGCCAACGCGCCGAGCGTTTGGCAGAATATCTGCGGGCTCAAGGTATTAATCCTGATGAACTTGACTAG